The following coding sequences are from one Ornithodoros turicata isolate Travis chromosome 1, ASM3712646v1, whole genome shotgun sequence window:
- the LOC135391734 gene encoding uncharacterized protein K02A2.6-like has product MKDASCGLLKALGSKISDRPISFTMRVEDLPLCMELVTGAAVSVISMDDYKALFSSKVLTPTSLVLRTYTGEVVKPCGVIKVSVDHNGCHSQLPLHVLQQTGLPLIGRDWLRNIRLDWQSLNSVKPDTTRDIQRLLHKYQDVFSESLGQITEEEASLFLKEGTTPRFMKARTVPLALRPAVEKEIKKLVEMGIWKPVDTSEYGTPIVPVVKKDCTVRLCGDYKVTLNPYSNVDNYPLPRVDEVLSALACGQFYSKIDLSRAYQQVLMSPTSRRYLTVNTHKGLFEVNRLPFGIASAPALFQRIMDNLLKGLDGVICYLDDILITGRTEADHLKNLENLLERLRLRGVRIKKDNCEFLKREVRFLGHIIGANGVSTDPRKVQAILEAPRPEYRKQ; this is encoded by the coding sequence ATGAAAGATGCGTCATGTGGCTTGCTGAAAGCATTAGGCAGCAAGATAAGCGACCGACCTATCTCATTCACAATGCGAGTCGAAGATTTGCCTCTTTGTATGGAACTGGTCACGGGAGCCGCGGTATCGGTAATCTCGATGGACGACTATAAAGCACTGTTCTCAAGCAAGGTATTGACTCCCACGTCGTTAGTGCTGAGGACGTATACAGGAGAAGTTGTAAAGCCTTGTGGCGTGATTAAAGTCAGCGTAGATCACAACGGGTGCCACTCTCAACTGCCACTGCACGTACTGCAACAAACTGGACTGCCCTTGATTGGGAGAGACTGGTTGCGCAACATCCGTTTAGACTGGCAAAGCCTGAACAGTGTGAAGCCTGATACAACAAGGGATATCCAGCGTTTGTTACACAAGTATCAAGATGTCTTTTCGGAATCGTTGGGACAAATAACAGAAGAAGAAGCTTCGCTTTTTCTTAAAGAAGGAACAACACCCCGCTTCATGAAGGCACGCACCGTCCCATTAGCACTGAGGCCCGCTGTtgagaaagaaataaaaaaactaGTGGAAATGGGAATTTGGAAGCCAGTTGACACCTCCGAGTATGGAACGCCAATCGTCCCAGTTGTAAAGAAAGACTGCACCGTGCGCTTATGCGGCGATTATAAAGTAACTTTAAACCCGTACTCGAACGTTGACAATTATCCGCTACCGAGAGTGGACGAAGTACTGAGCGCATTAGCTTGTGGACAGTTCTACAGCAAAATAGATTTAAGCCGAGCATATCAGCAAGTACTTATGAGCCCGACGTCCAGACGGTACCTAACGGTCAACACGCATAAAGGGCTTTTCGAGGTAAACCGTTTGCCCTTCGGAATCGCGTCAGCACCCGCGCTATTCCAACGTATCATGGATAACCTCCTTAAAGGTCTCGATGGTGTTATCTGCTACTTGGATGACATTCTGATAACTGGACGAACGGAGGCGGATCACCTGAAGAATTTGGAAAACTTGCTAGAGCGGCTGCGGTTAAGAGGAGTGCGGATAAAGAAAGACAACTGTGAATTCCTGAAGCGAGAAGTGCGTTTTCTAGGACATATCATAGGAGCAAACGGAGTGTCCACTGACCCGAGGAAAGTGCAGGCGATCCTGGAAGCGCCAAGGCCGGAATACCGAAAGCAATAG